The Epinephelus lanceolatus isolate andai-2023 chromosome 8, ASM4190304v1, whole genome shotgun sequence genome includes a window with the following:
- the LOC117257862 gene encoding protein twist-like encodes MREEEQSNDDHPEGGVVSSEENTGRPPSNACPVVVATPGVTGRKRQTGSPTEDHVTAVTPASSGHDGKVKPGDDVRIYTLNGPKRLKRSPQHRPPSSGPSLSPGSGPSPGDLSALEDPHGQRVIANIRERQRTQSLNEAFASLRKIIPTLPSDKLSKIQTLKLASRYIDFLYQVLQNDEMDTKLAGCNYLAHERLSYAFSVWRMEGAWSTMSAGH; translated from the coding sequence atgagagaggaggagcagtCTAATGATGACCACCCTGAGGGAGGGGTGGTTTCCAGCGAGGAGAACACAGGAAGACCACCTTCTAACGCCTGTCCTGTTGTCGTAGCAACACCAGGGGTCACCGGGCGTAAACGGCAGACAGGCTCACCTACGGAGGATCACGTTACAGCAGTAACTCCCGCTTCATCAGGACACGATGGCAAGGTCAAGCCAGGGGACGACGTCCGGATCTACACCCTGAACGGACCCAAAAGACTCAAGAGGAGTCCTCAACATCGGCCGCCTTCCTCAGGCCCATCCCTTTCTCCTGGTTCTGGTCCTAGCCCTGGAGATCTCTCAGCCCTTGAAGACCCACACGGCCAGCGAGTGATTGCCAACATCCGGGAGCGCCAGCGGACGCAATCTCTGAATGAAGCCTTTGCATCGTTGCGTAAGATAATCCCAACGCTCCCCTCGGACAAACTGAGTAAGATCCAGACCCTTAAATTGGCGTCACGTTATATTGACTTTCTGTACCAGGTTCTGCAGAATGACGAGATGGACACTAAGCTGGCTGGGTGTAACTACCTGGCCCACGAGAGACTGAGCTATGCCTTCTCTGTCTGGAGGATGGAGGGGGCCTGGTCGACCATGTCTGCTGGTCACTAG